From the Hydrogenobacter sp. genome, one window contains:
- a CDS encoding UDP-glucuronic acid decarboxylase family protein yields MRVLITGAAGFIGSHLCERFLKEGFEVIGMDNFITGSPDNIAHLFGHPKFKFLHYNVINYIYVEGSIDIVLHFACPASPVDYMSNPIHTMKVDSLGTLNTLGLAKLKKARYIFASTSEVYGDPFVHPQPETYWGYVNPVGPRSVYDEAKRFSEAMCMAYYREHGIDVRILRIFNTYGPRMRTKDGRVIPNFITQALSGEPITVYGKGEQTRSFCYIDDLVEGILRASLKDGLSGEVINLGNPEEVKIINLAMLIVELTKSSSEIIFTPQPPDDPKRRCPDITKAKELLSWEPKFSLREGLENTISWFKKKLRKNL; encoded by the coding sequence ATGCGTGTACTTATTACCGGTGCTGCGGGATTTATAGGCTCTCATCTGTGCGAGAGATTTTTGAAAGAAGGCTTTGAGGTTATAGGCATGGATAACTTTATCACGGGTTCACCTGATAACATAGCACACCTTTTTGGTCACCCTAAGTTTAAATTTCTGCATTACAACGTAATAAATTACATATACGTAGAGGGTTCCATCGATATAGTGCTTCACTTTGCCTGTCCCGCTTCACCTGTCGATTATATGTCTAACCCTATACATACTATGAAGGTTGACTCTCTCGGAACTTTAAACACTCTTGGGCTTGCTAAGTTAAAGAAGGCAAGATACATTTTTGCCTCAACATCGGAAGTTTACGGTGATCCCTTCGTACACCCACAGCCAGAGACTTATTGGGGTTACGTAAATCCCGTAGGACCAAGGAGTGTTTACGATGAAGCAAAGCGATTTTCGGAAGCGATGTGTATGGCTTACTACAGAGAACACGGTATTGATGTGAGGATACTCAGGATATTCAACACTTACGGACCCCGTATGAGGACAAAGGATGGTAGAGTTATACCCAATTTTATAACCCAGGCGCTAAGCGGTGAACCCATCACGGTTTATGGAAAAGGAGAGCAAACGAGAAGCTTTTGCTATATCGATGACCTTGTGGAAGGTATTCTTAGGGCATCCCTAAAAGATGGTCTTTCGGGCGAAGTTATAAATCTTGGAAACCCGGAGGAGGTAAAGATAATAAATCTGGCAATGCTCATTGTTGAGTTGACAAAAAGTTCCTCCGAAATCATTTTTACCCCACAGCCACCGGATGATCCCAAAAGGAGATGCCCCGATATAACAAAGGCTAAAGAACTCTTATCTTGGGAACCCAAATTTAGTTTAAGGGAAGGGCTTGAGAACACAATAAGCTGGTTTAAGAAGAAGCTGAGAAAAAACCTATAA
- a CDS encoding FoF1 ATP synthase subunit gamma, translating to MRVKDLDDKVNYLNSIKKYINAMNLLSLNRYRKYYAEVSAQHVYFLRLEEVLGMLTHLYKGGVLGRKEKTLCLVVFTTDRGFVGKFNEHLLEKVHAFLENPPLKVRKLIVIGKRGAELLGKDERTETYTDVFRKDIDWQVAQEAFHSIVEGYMTKLYDSVYIAFNRPLIRDILTKEEKERVQIKRERIELTYTFYELFKKAPVTLPIALGRIASYQPQIVKFIPPEIKGVYTGESVVNFEGDEEYILEQILRLYLNFLFRELFLEHFTAELSARFIKTREIMKNIDSKRMELSLKRNRLRQERINRELLDIINTCISMEGRLFKDIVEDTYVLEVDDNFEDRFINLLFDSLRRKLNIKGIRKKKNMLGFRVLSNKKMYDFTLEGFFAHLLGSLPYPNL from the coding sequence ATGAGGGTTAAGGATTTAGACGATAAGGTAAACTATCTTAATTCTATAAAGAAGTACATAAACGCTATGAACCTCTTATCCCTGAATAGATACAGAAAGTATTATGCGGAAGTAAGCGCTCAACACGTGTACTTTCTCAGACTGGAGGAAGTTCTCGGAATGCTTACCCACCTTTACAAGGGTGGAGTGCTTGGAAGGAAAGAAAAAACTCTTTGTCTGGTTGTTTTTACTACGGATAGAGGTTTTGTTGGAAAGTTTAACGAACATCTTCTTGAAAAGGTTCACGCATTTCTTGAAAATCCTCCTCTCAAGGTAAGAAAGTTGATAGTTATCGGCAAGAGGGGTGCTGAGCTTTTAGGAAAAGACGAAAGGACAGAGACATACACGGATGTCTTTAGGAAAGATATAGATTGGCAAGTTGCTCAGGAGGCTTTTCATAGCATCGTGGAAGGCTATATGACCAAACTTTACGACTCAGTTTATATAGCTTTCAATAGACCACTAATTAGGGATATTTTAACAAAGGAAGAAAAGGAGAGAGTACAGATAAAAAGGGAGAGAATAGAGTTAACCTATACATTCTACGAACTCTTTAAGAAAGCTCCCGTCACCCTACCAATAGCTCTCGGACGCATAGCCTCTTACCAGCCCCAGATAGTAAAGTTCATTCCTCCAGAGATAAAAGGTGTTTACACCGGGGAGAGTGTTGTAAATTTTGAAGGAGACGAAGAATATATACTTGAACAGATCCTCAGACTTTACCTTAACTTTCTTTTCAGGGAACTATTTTTGGAGCATTTTACTGCTGAGCTTTCTGCGAGGTTTATAAAAACGAGGGAAATAATGAAAAACATAGACAGCAAAAGAATGGAGTTGAGTCTGAAAAGGAACAGATTGAGGCAGGAGAGAATAAATAGGGAACTCCTTGACATAATAAACACCTGTATATCAATGGAGGGAAGATTGTTCAAAGATATAGTTGAAGATACTTATGTGCTTGAGGTTGATGATAATTTTGAAGATAGGTTTATAAACTTACTTTTTGATAGTCTCAGAAGGAAGCTGAATATAAAAGGTATAAGAAAAAAGAAAAATATGTTAGGTTTTAGGGTTTTATCCAATAAAAAAATGTATGATTTTACTTTGGAAGGCTTTTTTGCACATCTTTTAGGATCTTTACCTTACCCCAATCTATAG
- the dtd gene encoding D-aminoacyl-tRNA deacylase translates to MRAILQRVKSSWVLVNGTEVGRIGIGVNVLLGVGKTDEEDDARKLADKILNLRIFEDEKGKFQYSLLDVKGSALIIPQFTLYANVRKGRRPSFEEAENPKRAEELYNHFVEIMSTKVPVSTGKFGAMMEVYILNWGPVTIFLDSKEL, encoded by the coding sequence GTGAGAGCTATTCTTCAGAGGGTAAAGTCTTCGTGGGTTTTGGTAAATGGAACGGAAGTTGGGAGGATAGGTATAGGTGTAAATGTGCTTCTCGGCGTGGGAAAAACTGATGAAGAAGATGATGCCAGAAAGTTGGCTGACAAGATCCTCAACTTGAGAATTTTTGAAGATGAGAAGGGAAAATTCCAGTACTCTCTCCTTGATGTAAAGGGTTCAGCTCTGATAATTCCCCAATTTACCCTCTATGCGAATGTGAGAAAAGGCAGAAGACCCAGTTTTGAAGAAGCTGAAAATCCCAAAAGGGCTGAGGAGTTATACAACCACTTTGTGGAAATCATGTCCACAAAAGTTCCAGTAAGCACGGGTAAATTTGGAGCTATGATGGAGGTTTACATACTAAATTGGGGTCCTGTGACCATTTTTCTGGACAGTAAGGAGCTTTAA
- a CDS encoding bifunctional precorrin-2 dehydrogenase/sirohydrochlorin ferrochelatase produces the protein MPHFPAFVNLEGKQIVVVGGGKVAERKIEKLLPFKPCIKVVSPKVTENIERLSKEGKLHLVKRKFLLPDIRKAFMVIVAVDDVNLQKRIYNYCRRKHIFCNAVDSPEFCTFIFPALITRGDVIIGVSTSGKVPALSRTLREYLQRILPEDLESIEKKLEKVRKGLPKGRERQQIMIRLSRKLLNL, from the coding sequence ATGCCTCACTTTCCAGCTTTTGTGAATCTTGAGGGTAAACAGATAGTTGTGGTGGGCGGAGGAAAGGTTGCGGAGAGAAAGATAGAAAAACTCCTTCCCTTTAAACCATGTATAAAGGTAGTCTCTCCGAAAGTCACCGAAAATATAGAGAGACTTAGTAAAGAAGGAAAGCTTCACCTTGTGAAGAGAAAATTCCTCTTACCTGACATAAGAAAAGCCTTTATGGTTATAGTAGCTGTTGACGATGTGAATCTTCAGAAGAGAATTTACAATTATTGTAGGAGGAAACATATCTTTTGCAACGCTGTTGATAGTCCTGAGTTTTGTACCTTTATATTTCCTGCACTCATAACGAGAGGTGATGTGATAATAGGTGTATCCACTTCTGGAAAGGTTCCGGCACTTTCGCGCACTCTCAGAGAGTATTTACAAAGGATACTACCTGAGGATCTTGAAAGTATAGAAAAAAAATTAGAAAAGGTAAGGAAAGGACTTCCAAAAGGTAGAGAAAGACAGCAAATTATGATAAGGCTTTCTCGGAAACTTCTTAATTTATAA
- the gltA gene encoding NADPH-dependent glutamate synthase: MGKSIRYTDRNHEPMLPPQERNKTFREYALGFSVSIALDEAKRCLFCKDADKRCIKGCPVNVDIPGFIRKITEGDLIGAYRKIIETDPFPSICGRVCPQERQCEGSCILYYDTVRGKKNKGLPVSIGALEKFVGDFVRVSGIEIYEELKEPTGKKVAIIGAGPAGLACAYDLLKWGHEVHIYEALQKAGGVMLYGIPPARLDREVLEWEISRLEKMGVKFFFGYVVGRTISLKELLESYDAVFLSVGAGRGSLGIKGDHLVGVYSAIEVLTRTNLMRAWDFPQVSTPVNLGRRTVIIGGGFTAVDCAITALRLGIETHIVYRRTRETSSARDEEWDHIKEEGAVIHWLTQPIEIIGDEGGRVTGVKCIKMQLGEPDESGRPKPVPVPNSEHIIECDSVIFAIGQKPNPIAYDGFEGLELTKWGTVKVNEQFRTSIPGLFAGGDVVNGGDTVVRAVSHGRKAAKAIDEYLMKEVRR; encoded by the coding sequence ATGGGTAAGAGCATAAGGTACACAGACAGAAACCATGAACCTATGCTTCCCCCTCAGGAAAGGAACAAAACCTTCAGAGAATACGCTCTTGGATTTTCTGTAAGCATAGCGCTTGATGAAGCAAAAAGATGTCTCTTTTGCAAAGATGCTGATAAAAGGTGTATAAAGGGTTGCCCTGTAAACGTGGATATACCAGGATTTATCAGGAAGATAACCGAGGGTGATCTGATAGGTGCTTATAGGAAGATAATAGAAACGGATCCGTTCCCTTCCATATGCGGAAGGGTGTGCCCTCAGGAAAGACAGTGTGAAGGTTCGTGCATACTTTACTACGATACTGTGAGGGGGAAAAAAAATAAAGGATTACCTGTAAGCATAGGTGCTCTTGAAAAGTTTGTAGGTGATTTTGTGCGCGTATCTGGTATAGAAATATATGAAGAGCTAAAAGAACCTACTGGTAAAAAGGTAGCAATTATAGGTGCAGGTCCTGCAGGTCTTGCATGTGCCTATGATCTTCTCAAATGGGGACACGAAGTTCATATCTATGAGGCGCTTCAAAAAGCTGGAGGTGTAATGCTTTACGGTATTCCACCTGCAAGGCTTGATAGGGAAGTGCTTGAGTGGGAGATCAGCAGATTAGAGAAAATGGGTGTAAAGTTCTTTTTTGGGTATGTGGTGGGAAGAACAATTAGTCTAAAGGAGCTTTTGGAAAGTTACGATGCTGTGTTTTTGAGTGTAGGGGCAGGGAGAGGATCTCTTGGCATAAAGGGGGATCATTTAGTAGGTGTTTATTCAGCTATAGAGGTACTTACACGTACAAACCTTATGCGTGCATGGGATTTCCCGCAGGTTTCCACACCTGTAAATTTAGGAAGAAGGACGGTCATAATAGGTGGGGGTTTTACCGCTGTTGATTGCGCAATAACAGCATTACGTTTAGGCATTGAAACGCACATAGTATACAGAAGAACGAGAGAGACGTCCTCAGCCAGAGACGAAGAGTGGGATCACATAAAGGAGGAAGGTGCCGTGATACACTGGCTTACTCAACCTATTGAGATAATTGGCGATGAAGGGGGAAGGGTAACAGGAGTAAAATGCATAAAAATGCAACTGGGTGAGCCTGATGAAAGTGGAAGACCAAAACCCGTACCAGTACCCAATTCGGAACATATCATAGAGTGTGACTCGGTGATATTCGCCATAGGTCAAAAACCTAATCCTATAGCTTACGATGGCTTTGAAGGACTTGAACTGACAAAGTGGGGTACTGTTAAAGTGAATGAACAGTTCAGAACGAGCATTCCAGGACTTTTTGCAGGCGGCGATGTAGTAAACGGTGGAGACACAGTTGTGAGAGCTGTATCTCACGGTAGAAAAGCTGCAAAGGCGATAGATGAATACCTTATGAAGGAGGTGAGAAGATGA
- a CDS encoding glycosyltransferase family 9 protein — protein sequence MRILIWQTAYLGDVILTTPLIRTLRENIPDAKISFVGRPFIMELLKGYDVNLFPFNKGYLESLYITEKIASHNVVLSPHISARSAFILFFSRIPMRVGFDRSELSWLYTHKVKHSWNKHEVERNLELLKPLGIKEGRWVRETKLFVFDQEVKAVSEKFSLPKEYIVLAPFSNFPLKEWYTDGWIEVARSLKGYKVLIGTEKDTQKALEIEKKGKVINLTGKTSLRDLMAILSRAKLIISADSSPVHIANALGVPAISVYTSTSPVYGFYPRIGTFLLPETSCSPCSPNPKKCRTGSYACLRAVKPEEVVEKALNFF from the coding sequence ATGAGGATCCTCATATGGCAGACCGCTTATTTAGGGGATGTTATCCTGACTACACCCTTGATAAGAACCTTGCGGGAGAATATTCCCGATGCTAAAATAAGCTTTGTAGGAAGACCCTTCATAATGGAGCTTTTGAAAGGTTACGATGTGAACCTTTTCCCTTTCAACAAAGGTTATCTTGAATCCCTCTACATTACTGAAAAGATAGCTTCGCATAATGTAGTTTTGTCACCCCACATATCAGCAAGATCGGCTTTTATCCTCTTCTTTTCACGCATACCGATGCGTGTTGGCTTTGACAGATCGGAACTTTCCTGGCTATACACTCACAAAGTAAAACATTCATGGAATAAGCATGAAGTTGAAAGGAACTTAGAACTCCTCAAGCCTTTGGGTATAAAAGAGGGTAGATGGGTAAGGGAAACTAAGCTCTTCGTTTTTGATCAAGAGGTGAAAGCCGTGAGTGAAAAGTTCAGCTTACCAAAGGAATACATAGTTCTGGCACCTTTTTCCAATTTTCCCTTAAAAGAGTGGTATACTGACGGTTGGATCGAGGTAGCCCGTTCACTCAAGGGTTATAAAGTGCTTATAGGAACCGAAAAAGACACACAAAAAGCTCTGGAGATAGAAAAGAAGGGCAAGGTTATAAATCTGACTGGTAAGACATCACTCAGAGATCTCATGGCTATACTTTCAAGAGCAAAGCTTATCATATCTGCAGATTCTTCACCTGTCCACATAGCAAACGCTTTGGGTGTGCCAGCAATATCCGTATACACATCCACCTCGCCGGTCTATGGTTTCTATCCGAGAATAGGCACCTTTCTATTGCCGGAAACTTCTTGCTCTCCTTGTTCCCCCAATCCTAAAAAATGCAGAACTGGAAGCTATGCCTGTCTGAGAGCTGTAAAGCCGGAAGAAGTTGTGGAGAAAGCTCTTAACTTCTTTTGA
- the tyrS gene encoding tyrosine--tRNA ligase, with translation MTPEEQFKLIKKGTAEIIEEEELLRKLTSRRRLKIKAGFDPTAPDLHLGHTVLLQKLRTFQQLGHEVYFVIGDFTAMIGDPTGRLETRPPLTKEQVLENAKTYEHQVFKVLDPGKTNIVFNSTWLSELGSDGIIRLAGKYTVARMLERDDFSKRFKEGIPIYIHEFLYPLLQGYDSVFLKADVELGGTDQKFNLLVGRDLQRDAGQEPQVCITLPLLVGLDGIRKMSKSYGNYVGITEEATTMFGKIMSISDQLMWDYYALLTDYTEEEIERIKREVHPMEAKKRLAHYIVSRYHSKKEADIALEHFEKTFSKREFPEDAIVIEVKKGLKKKAYELLYELGIEATKNSARRIIQGGGLKINFRKITDENEEIEVNEELKIQVGKKRFYRIVPHS, from the coding sequence ATGACACCTGAAGAACAGTTCAAACTGATTAAAAAGGGAACTGCTGAGATCATTGAAGAAGAAGAGCTTCTTAGAAAACTCACAAGTAGGAGAAGGTTAAAAATAAAGGCGGGTTTTGATCCCACAGCACCTGATTTACATCTTGGACACACCGTTTTGTTGCAAAAACTCAGAACCTTCCAGCAACTCGGGCATGAGGTTTACTTTGTTATAGGTGACTTTACCGCTATGATAGGTGATCCGACGGGTAGATTAGAGACGAGACCTCCATTAACCAAAGAGCAGGTGCTTGAAAACGCAAAAACTTACGAACATCAGGTTTTTAAGGTGCTTGATCCGGGAAAAACCAATATAGTTTTTAACAGTACGTGGCTTTCTGAACTTGGATCTGACGGTATCATAAGACTTGCCGGTAAATACACTGTTGCGAGAATGCTTGAGAGGGATGACTTTTCAAAGAGATTCAAAGAAGGTATTCCTATATACATACACGAGTTTCTCTACCCACTACTTCAAGGGTATGATTCGGTATTTTTGAAAGCTGATGTGGAACTTGGTGGAACTGATCAGAAGTTTAATCTACTTGTAGGAAGGGATCTTCAAAGAGATGCTGGGCAGGAACCGCAGGTATGTATAACACTGCCTTTGCTTGTAGGACTTGACGGAATTAGAAAAATGTCCAAGTCTTATGGAAACTACGTAGGCATAACAGAAGAGGCAACAACTATGTTTGGCAAGATCATGTCTATATCCGATCAACTCATGTGGGACTACTATGCTTTACTTACAGACTATACGGAGGAAGAAATTGAGCGTATAAAAAGGGAAGTCCATCCCATGGAAGCAAAAAAGAGGCTGGCACACTATATAGTCAGTAGGTACCACTCAAAAAAAGAAGCAGACATCGCTCTTGAACACTTTGAAAAGACATTTTCCAAAAGAGAGTTTCCAGAAGATGCTATAGTTATAGAGGTAAAAAAGGGGTTGAAAAAGAAGGCGTATGAACTTCTTTACGAACTTGGCATAGAAGCTACAAAAAACTCAGCAAGGCGTATTATCCAGGGTGGAGGTCTGAAGATAAACTTCAGAAAAATAACTGACGAAAATGAAGAGATAGAAGTAAATGAGGAGTTGAAAATTCAGGTTGGTAAAAAGCGTTTTTACAGAATAGTACCCCATTCATGA
- a CDS encoding AEC family transporter, producing the protein MLKVFLIIALGYFLRKSRVFKREDAKVFIDYVVYVALPAVSFKSAHSLGLGKNTVTVVILSWTGISVCILISYILGRIIKLRSGDLKTFVLVSSFGNTAFLGYPYTLSFFGEEGLKYAVIYDSLGSFLLISTVGFLISKGNVAFKELFTFPPFLGLMLGFTLKGYTLEPFIVEFLNTIASSLSPVVLFALGLSLSLSGIRRYLKLSLAALFIKMILSVLITYSISKLLSVESPILEVSLLEAGMPSMMMAGILALKYGLNYELAFASIGFGILLSFFTVPVLLHLL; encoded by the coding sequence ATGCTTAAAGTCTTTCTCATAATTGCCTTAGGGTATTTTCTGAGAAAGTCAAGAGTATTCAAAAGGGAAGACGCAAAAGTTTTTATTGATTACGTTGTATACGTGGCACTACCTGCTGTGAGCTTTAAATCCGCACACAGCCTTGGACTTGGAAAAAATACTGTCACCGTAGTTATACTTTCCTGGACGGGCATTAGCGTTTGCATACTAATTTCTTATATTTTAGGCAGGATAATCAAACTCAGAAGTGGTGACCTGAAAACTTTCGTGCTTGTATCTTCCTTCGGAAATACAGCCTTTTTAGGATATCCTTACACACTCTCTTTCTTCGGTGAGGAAGGTCTCAAGTACGCCGTAATATATGACAGTCTTGGCTCCTTTTTACTTATATCCACCGTAGGCTTTTTGATATCAAAAGGTAATGTGGCTTTCAAAGAGCTTTTTACCTTTCCACCCTTTTTAGGTCTCATGCTCGGTTTTACACTAAAGGGCTATACTCTTGAACCTTTTATAGTGGAATTTTTGAATACTATAGCTTCTTCGCTTTCACCGGTTGTGCTTTTTGCTTTAGGTTTATCCCTCAGCCTTTCTGGCATAAGAAGATATTTAAAGTTGAGCCTCGCTGCTCTCTTTATAAAGATGATACTTTCAGTTTTGATAACTTATAGTATATCTAAGCTTCTGAGTGTTGAAAGTCCAATACTTGAGGTTTCTCTTCTTGAAGCTGGCATGCCGAGTATGATGATGGCGGGCATCTTAGCTCTCAAATACGGGTTGAATTATGAACTTGCCTTTGCAAGTATAGGTTTTGGTATACTTTTGAGTTTTTTTACTGTACCGGTTCTTTTGCACCTTTTATAG
- the rsmH gene encoding 16S rRNA (cytosine(1402)-N(4))-methyltransferase RsmH produces MHIPVLLKESLDLLIKEEGGIYVDCTVGLGGHAKGILEKDRYAYIVGIDKDPQALKMAEENLRKFEGRYSLYHADFSDLDKVLYKEGIREVDGFLFDLGVSMLQLKSPRGFSFQRDEPLDMRMNPQDKKTAYQVVNTYSERELTRIFKEYGEEPYAEKIAKAIVIQRSKEPVKTTGELIKIILSVTPKRRGKIHPATRVFQAIRIEVNEELKSLEIALEKTPKFLKKGGRLVVISFHSLEDRIVKNFFRRHIDTFKILTKKPIRPTMEELRKNPSSRSAKLRAGERI; encoded by the coding sequence ATGCATATACCTGTACTTTTGAAAGAGAGTTTGGATCTTCTCATAAAAGAAGAAGGGGGTATTTATGTAGACTGCACAGTAGGTCTGGGAGGGCATGCCAAAGGGATACTTGAAAAGGACAGATACGCTTATATAGTAGGCATAGACAAAGATCCTCAAGCTCTAAAAATGGCTGAGGAGAATCTCAGAAAGTTTGAAGGCAGATACTCCTTATATCATGCAGATTTTAGTGACTTAGATAAAGTGCTGTATAAAGAAGGTATAAGAGAGGTAGATGGTTTCCTCTTTGATCTGGGCGTGTCCATGCTACAGCTAAAAAGCCCGCGAGGTTTCTCCTTTCAGAGGGACGAACCTCTTGATATGAGGATGAATCCTCAAGATAAAAAAACCGCCTATCAGGTAGTGAATACATACAGTGAAAGAGAACTTACGAGAATATTTAAAGAGTATGGAGAAGAACCTTATGCGGAGAAAATAGCAAAAGCTATAGTGATACAGAGATCGAAAGAACCCGTAAAGACAACTGGTGAACTTATCAAGATAATACTTTCCGTTACACCCAAAAGAAGAGGAAAGATACATCCCGCAACGAGGGTGTTCCAAGCCATAAGAATAGAGGTGAACGAGGAGTTAAAATCTCTTGAGATCGCTCTTGAAAAAACGCCGAAGTTCTTAAAGAAAGGGGGTAGACTTGTAGTCATATCCTTTCACTCTCTTGAAGACAGGATAGTGAAGAACTTCTTCAGAAGGCACATAGACACCTTTAAGATCTTGACAAAAAAGCCTATAAGACCTACTATGGAAGAGTTAAGAAAGAACCCTTCAAGCAGGAGTGCTAAACTCAGAGCGGGGGAGAGAATATGA
- a CDS encoding DUF4878 domain-containing protein, with protein MKKVAIGIALVLLAFFVVRSCKESPQDEAKQTVKEFVSAIKDRDGEKAVKLLYPPFRDALVQNVKLPIEITEMKPSELLACILSSMGKNIKSVKYLDTKKIDDQHVEVLVKVIDKEGIEKLFSFILIKDEKRWRIASIASLR; from the coding sequence ATGAAGAAAGTAGCTATCGGCATAGCCCTTGTGCTACTTGCATTCTTCGTGGTAAGATCTTGTAAAGAATCTCCCCAGGATGAGGCAAAACAGACAGTTAAAGAGTTCGTATCAGCCATAAAAGACAGAGATGGGGAAAAAGCTGTAAAGCTTCTTTATCCACCCTTCAGAGATGCCCTCGTACAAAACGTAAAACTACCTATAGAGATCACGGAGATGAAACCTTCAGAACTTCTCGCCTGTATACTCTCAAGTATGGGAAAAAATATAAAGAGTGTCAAGTATCTTGATACAAAGAAGATAGATGACCAACACGTTGAAGTGCTTGTCAAGGTTATAGATAAGGAAGGGATAGAAAAGCTCTTCAGTTTCATACTGATAAAGGATGAAAAGAGGTGGAGAATAGCGAGCATAGCTTCTTTAAGATGA
- the cysM gene encoding cysteine synthase B — MWVLGQHDEPYKKHRNSILNLVGNTPLVKIRKMIPKEISPKVEIYAKLESFNPGGSVKDRPALSMFLSAVQEGILKEGKVVIDATSGNTGIALAMVGAAFGVPVELAMPANVSEERKRIIRAYGAKVYFTDPLEGTDGAILFVREKVAKEPERYVYLDQYNNPANWKAHFYSTGIEIWYQTSGRITHLVAGIGTGGTIMGTGRRLKVYNPQVQVVGVQPAYPFHGIEGLKHIESSIKPGIFDETFLDRTIFVETEHAYEMTKRLAVEEAIFAGQSSGAALHAAFELAKDLDEGVIVVIFPDGGEKYLTTSPFKE, encoded by the coding sequence ATGTGGGTTTTGGGTCAGCACGACGAACCTTACAAAAAGCATAGAAACTCAATACTCAATCTCGTAGGAAATACACCTTTGGTGAAGATAAGGAAGATGATTCCTAAGGAAATATCTCCTAAGGTGGAAATATACGCAAAGCTTGAGAGTTTCAATCCTGGTGGTTCAGTAAAAGATAGACCCGCTTTGAGTATGTTTCTGTCAGCTGTGCAGGAAGGCATCTTAAAAGAAGGTAAGGTTGTAATAGATGCCACGTCGGGAAATACAGGTATAGCATTGGCTATGGTAGGTGCTGCCTTTGGTGTACCTGTGGAGCTTGCCATGCCAGCAAATGTCAGCGAAGAGAGGAAGAGAATAATAAGGGCTTACGGAGCTAAGGTTTACTTCACGGATCCTCTGGAAGGTACTGATGGAGCCATACTTTTTGTTAGAGAGAAGGTGGCAAAGGAACCAGAAAGGTACGTTTATTTGGATCAGTACAACAATCCCGCTAACTGGAAGGCTCACTTTTACTCCACAGGTATAGAGATATGGTATCAAACGAGCGGGCGTATAACTCACCTTGTTGCAGGTATAGGAACTGGAGGTACTATAATGGGAACAGGAAGAAGATTAAAAGTTTATAATCCTCAAGTACAGGTAGTGGGGGTACAACCTGCATACCCCTTTCACGGCATAGAAGGTCTAAAGCATATAGAAAGTTCCATAAAGCCCGGTATCTTTGATGAGACGTTTTTAGACAGAACGATATTTGTAGAGACAGAACACGCGTACGAAATGACAAAAAGACTGGCAGTTGAAGAAGCTATTTTTGCAGGACAATCTTCTGGTGCAGCCCTTCATGCAGCTTTTGAACTTGCGAAAGATCTTGATGAAGGTGTCATAGTGGTCATCTTTCCCGATGGAGGAGAAAAATATTTGACTACATCACCTTTTAAAGAATAA